In Macrotis lagotis isolate mMagLag1 chromosome 8, bilby.v1.9.chrom.fasta, whole genome shotgun sequence, a single genomic region encodes these proteins:
- the LOC141496092 gene encoding uncharacterized protein LOC141496092 → MPGEAAGAELLLPAGGGPGPRTVEPRDAAASTPSGDSPTPEDLSMRGDLSPGPAAIPSAFLSTKHGDRPQPEGASSDVGVGSTSSNRTALGECGPVVGPPKGLPEEPLILESLEPRVVMGEETSSSGPQQAATELPKESPAAEPLTVTDSELRDLEGRRAGPSPPPELLSQGDLPVPSPHLDPDPYFTAPSTPTKVACSYLFTQSLSDSELDLLGSPPTSPSGSYITAEGGSWASSSSFSTSPSCSPNLLMETEGLDSPEQVDFSLLCPNEEGDQESPLGGTSDSDDTELLPAESRDVLSSESSFSGDSGSSWSLGRRGDSFLEVGFHGSDPMIPATLLPFRGSLIFEADAVEITLLPQEESQSRDSEGEDDSTSASFLQSLSETSINEGVDEAFAFRDDTSAASSDSDSVSYAGEEDERLYSEEPHAQPPVPLWLSSPESEDSSAEKKDEVASMQFSLGVEPTATASTPQSLQETEGLGSVAVTASQIIQEEANLEPIAGSVTPQNLQETIGLEPISMKTSQAIQEAGNLEPITMMTLQNLQEVVDLEPIAMATSQTLSETVILEPIARTCQTLPETVDLKPIARTSQTLPETVVLEPVARTSSQTLPGTEDLEPIARTSSQTLPGTEDLEPIATTSSQTLPGTEDLEPIATMTSQTLQETVDLEPIARTTSQTLQETVDLESTAMTTCQTLPETVDLEPISRTTSQTLPETVDLEPIATMISQTLPETVDLRPIATMTSQTLPETVDLEPISRTTSQTLPETVDLEPIATMISQTLPETVDLEPIARTTSQTLPETVDLEPIATMTSQTLKETVDLEPIATMTCQTLPETVVLEPIAMMTSQTLPETVDLEPIATMTCQSLPETVVLEPIAMMTSQTLPETVDLEPIATMTCQSLPETVDLEPIATTTSQTLQETLDLESIVMRTSQTLPETVDLEPIAMTSQTLPETVDPEPIARTSQTLPETVDPEPIARTSQTLPETVDFEPIVLTSQTLQETVDLEPTARTCQTFQEAAGLESISMKTSQTLQETVDLEPITTKTSQTLQETTDLEPIATTTSQTLQEMADLEPIATMTSQTLQGMVDLEPIATTISQTLQETVDLVSIATRTSQTLQETVDLEPIATTISQTLQETVDLVSIATRTSQTLQETIDLEPIAIKTPQILQEAAGLDSIAMRTSPILKEIDLEPIAVAVIPQILEDLEPCSVTSQTLQEGSLEPSATVMARQIPQEVGSTSDWEPTATEMSQADRTQLTPETHPAMGQEEEEGEKQKQKFPQDETEPSPAEELDSKEGLFNTDEGVGPLPPQKAALPEPWDLASDQDQEVEGQKGQVGEGEGSNPLIGENYTVISKGFEEALLRDVRGEECPPVFLEWPSCHLEEGMDLESEGPVGESEGSASIMKMDLGSESLDANPSSKKLDTPGSSPGPNLEPTDVPSSKELDTLGSSPGPNLEPTDILGKELWGEVEFNLEEPCPKELAQKPLSNVAISDPGEAFEVVLRVRKPRGSPGQGSSVLPEDLQLNADCMRGTEQAFLRPEEKVPRTSSPEELPESSFTPKSQETLVVASVPTVDTDKSHGPKLLGERVPSSVLSSNDCSHEEPRVPSEEKRTLPRTSLGREKPPSSAGGSNTKLGKSQLCSAAPQSSSASVILMSSPVTPQAPSSPDTSSNKGPPLPLAQKQEGGRVEGAVSSSARAVSGNIPPMALCPSDLGTVAARKAGSPRHRSPRGQVLVSPRTPTSKVVPHAKDQAPAGSPEVISNPCSRGLWAGQAPLGGPVPQVVPKPPTPSQVPPGPAPGPGLWTPALPRAGSSATQREEGSTGDVPTPPGPRLSREGTERPPLQGLAQSQSSSSSEADPLSRCAELEELRLAANMALRPASGVLPNHRAPRNDSESNGESLPELEEPDSTEPRTAPPQAQLAHSVGSGEEMVNKAKQSRSEKKARKAMSKLGLRQIHGVTRITIRKSKNILFVISKPDVFKSPASDIYIVFGEAKIEDLSQQVHKAAAEKFKVPAEPSPIITETAPGLNVKEESDEEEVDEAGLEVRDIELVMAQANVSRAKAVRALRHNNNDIVNAIMELTM, encoded by the exons ATGCCCGGGGAGGCGGCCGGCGCCGAGCTGCTGCTGCCCGCGGGGGGCGGCCCGGGCCCCCGCACAG TTGAACCCCGTGATGCTGCTGCCTCTACACCCAGTGGGGACTCACCCACGCCTGAGGACTTGTCCATGAGGGGGGACCTGAGCCCTGGGCCAGCTGCTATTCCTTCGGCTTTCCTGTCCACCAAACACGGCGACCGGCCACAGCCAGAGGGGGCCAGCTCGGATGTTGGAGTGGGCAGCACCAGTTCTAATCGAACTGCCTTGGGAGAGTGTGGCCCTGTGGTGGGACCCCCAAAAGGACTCCCTGAGGAACCCCTCATCCTGGAGAGTCTGGAGCCTCGGGTCGTGATGGGTGAAGAAACAAGCAGTAGTGGGCCTCAACAGGCTGCCACAGAGCTGCCCAAGGAGTCCCCGGCAGCTGAACCCCTGACAGTGACAGATTCAGAGCTCAGGGACTTGGAGGGCCGGCGGGCTGGCCCCAGCCCACCCCCCGAGCTGCTCTCTCAGGGTGACCTCCCTGTGCCTTCCCCCCACCTGGACCCAGACCCTTACTTCACAGCTCCTTCCACCCCCACCAAGGTGGCCTGTTCCTACCTGTTCACCCAGTCTCTCAGTGACTCTGAGCTTGATCTCCTGGGCTCACCCCCCACATCCCCCTCTGGCTCCTACATCACTGCAGAGGGGGGCAGCTGGGCCTCTTCCAGCAGCTTTAGCACATCCCCCTCCTGCTCCCCTAACCTGCTCATGGAGACTGAAGGGCTGGATTCTCCTGAGCAGGTGGACTTTTCCCTCCTCTGCCCCAATGAGGAAGGCGACCAGGAGAGTCCCCTTGGTGGAACCTCTGACTCAGATGACACAGAGCTCCTGCCTGCAGAGTCGCGGGATGTCCTTTCCTCAGAGTCAAGCTTCTCTGGGGACAGTGGCTCCTCCTGGAGCCTCGGGAGAAGAGGGGATTCCTTCCTGGAGGTTGGCTTCCATGGCAGCGACCCGATGATCCCAGCCACCTTGCTACCTTTCAGAGGTAGTCTGATCTTTGAAGCCGATGCCGTGGAGATCACTCTGTTGCCCCAGGAGGAATCTCAGAGCAGAGATAGTGAAGGTGAGGATGACAGCACCTCGGCCTCCTTTCTGCAGTCCCTGTCGGAAACGTCCATCAATGAGGGTGTGGATGAGGCCTTTGCCTTCCGTGATGACACGTCAGCTGCCTCTTCTGACTCGGACTCAGTTTCCTATGCTGGGGAGGAGGATGAGCGTCTCTACAGTGAGGAGCCCCATGCCCAGCCTCCAGTCCCTCTCTGGCTCAGCTCCCCAGAATCTGAGGATAGCTCAGCTGAGAAGAAGGATGAGGTGGCATCTATGCAGTTCAGCTTAGGAGTGGAGCCCACTGCCACAGCATCGACCCCTCAGTCCCTACAAGAAACAGAAGGTCTGGGGTCTGTTGCCGTGACAGCATCTCAGATCATCCAAGAAGAAGCAAACCTAGAACCCATTGCTGGGTCTGTGACTCCTCAGAACCTACAAGAAACAATAGGGCTAGAACCCATTTCCATGAAAACATCTCAGGCCATACAAGAAGCAGGAAATCTAGAACCCATTACCATGATGACATTGCAAAACCTACAAGAAGTGGTAGATCTAGAACCCATTGCCATGGCAACATCTCAGACCCTATCAGAAACAGTGATTCTCGAACCCATTGCCAGGACATGTCAGACCCTACCAGAAACAGTGGACCTCAAACCCATTGCCAGGACATCTCAGACCCTACCAGAGACAGTGGTCCTCGAACCCGTTGCCAGGACGTCATCTCAGACCCTACCAGGAACAGAGGACCTCGAACCCATTGCCAGAACGTCATCTCAGACCCTACCAGGAACAGAGGACCTCGAACCCATTGCCACAACGTCATCTCAGACCCTACCAGGAACAGAGGACCTCGAACCCATTGCCACGATGACATCTCAGACCCTGCAAGAGACAGTGGACCTCGAACCCATTGCCAGGACGACATCTCAGACCCTGCAAGAGACAGTGGACCTCGAATCCACTGCCATGACTACATGTCAGACCCTACCAGAGACAGTGGACCTCGAACCCATTTCCAGGACTACATCTCAGACCCTACCAGAGACAGTGGACCTCGAACCCATTGCCACGATGATATCTCAGACCCTACCAGAGACAGTGGACCTCAGACCCATTGCCACAATGACATCTCAGACCCTACCAGAAACAGTGGACCTCGAACCCATTTCCAGGACTACATCTCAGACCCTACCAGAAACAGTGGACCTTGAACCCATTGCCACGATGATATCTCAGACCCTACCAGAGACAGTGGACCTCGAACCCATTGCCAGGACTACATCTCAGACCCTACCAGAAACAGTGGACCTCGAACCCATTGCCACGATGACATCTCAGACCCTGAAAGAGACAGTGGACCTCGAGCCCATTGCCACGATGACATGTCAGACCCTACCAGAGACAGTGGTCCTTGAACCCATTGCCATGATGACATCTCAGACCCTACCAGAAACAGTGGACCTTGAACCCATTGCCACGATGACATGTCAGAGCCTACCAGAGACAGTGGTCCTTGAACCCATTGCCATGATGACATCTCAGACCCTACCAGAAACAGTGGACCTTGAACCCATTGCCACGATGACATGTCAGAGCCTACCAGAAACAGTGGACCTCGAACCCATTGCCACGACAACATCTCAGACCCTGCAAGAGACATTAGACCTAGAATCTATTGTCATGAGGACATCTCAGACCCTACCAGAGACAGTGGACCTTGAACCCATTGCCATGACATCTCAGACCCTACCAGAGACAGTGGACCCTGAACCCATTGCCAGGACATCTCAGACCCTACCAGAGACAGTGGACCCTGAACCCATTGCCAGGACATCTCAGACCCTACCAGAGACAGTGGACTTTGAACCCATTGTCCTGACATCTCAGACCCTGCAAGAGACAGTGGACCTCGAACCCACTGCCAGGACATGTCAGACCTTCCAAGAAGCAGCAGGCTTAGAATCTATTTCCATGAAAACTTCCCAGACCCTACAAGAAACAGTAGACCTAGAACCCATTACCACAAAGACATCTCAGACCCTACAAGAAACAACAGACCTAGAACCCATTGCCACGACGACATCTCAGACTCTGCAAGAGATGGCAGACCTAGAACCCATTGCCACGATGACATCTCAGACCCTGCAAGGGATGGTAGACCTAGAACCCATTGCCACGACGATATCTCAGACCCTGCAAGAGACAGTAGACCTTGTATCCATTGCCACGAGGACATCTCAGACCCTGCAAGAGACGGTAGACCTAGAACCCATTGCCACGACGATATCTCAGACCCTGCAAGAGACAGTAGACCTTGTATCCATTGCCACGAGGACATCTCAGACCCTGCAAGAGACGATAGACCTAGAACCCATTGCCATAAAGACACCCCAGATCTTACAAGAAGCAGCAGGCTTAGATTCCATTGCTATGAGGACATCTCCTATCCTAAAAGAAATAGACCTAGAACCCATTGCTGTAGCAGTGATTCCTCAGATCTTAGAAGACCTAGAACCCTGTTCTGTGACATCTCAGACATTACAAGAAGGAAGTCTAGAACCCAGTGCCACAGTAATGGCCCGTCAGATTCCACAGGAGGTGGGCTCTACATCAGACTGGGAGCCCACTGCTACGGAAATGTCTCAAGCTGATAGGACCCAGTTAACCCCAGAGACCCACCCTGCCATGgggcaggaggaggaagagggagagaaacagaagcaaaagTTCCCCCAGGATGAAACAGAACCATCTCCAGCTGAAGAGCTGGACTCAAAGGAGGGTCTGTTCAATACAGATGAGGGAGTTGGCCCATTGCCTCCTCAGAAAGCAGCTCTGCCAGAGCCTTGGGATCTGGCATCTGACCAAGACCAAGAGGTGGAGGGGCAGAAGGGGCAAGTTGGTGAGGGTGAAGGCTCGAACCCTCTGATTGGAGAAAATTATACAGTCATTTCTAAAGGCTTTGAGGAGGCCCTGTTAAGGGATGTCAGAGGGGAAGAGTGTCCCCCTGTCTTCCTGGAGTGGCCCTCATGCCATCTGGAAGAGGGAATGGATCTGGAAAGTGAAGGCCCTGTTGGTGAGAGTGAGGGCTCAGCCTCTATCATGAAGATGGACCTTGGGTCAGAGTCGCTGGATGCGAATCCATCCTCTAAGAAACTTGACACTCCAGGGTCCAGCCCTGGACCTAATCTGGAACCAACAGATGTTCCCTCCTCTAAGGAACTTGACACTCTAGGGTCCAGCCCTGGACCTAATCTGGAACCAACAGATATCCTGGGAAAGGAATTATGGGGAGAGGTTGAATTTAACCTGGAGGAACCCTGCCCCAAAGAACTAGCTCAGAAGCCTTTGTCCAATGTTGCAATCTCAGACCCTGGTGAAGCCTTTGAGGTGGTGCTCAGAGTGAGGAAGCCCCGTGGAAGTCCAGGGCAAGGTTCTTCAGTGTTGCCTGAGGATCTCCAGTTGAATGCCGACTGCATGAGGGGCACTGAACAGGCCTTCCTCAGGCCAGAAGAAAAGGTGCCCAGGACCTCCTCCCCAGAGGAGCTGCCCGAGTCCTCCTTCACGCCCAAGTCCCAAGAAACTTTGGTTGTTGCTTCTGTGCCCACTGTGGACACAGATAAGTCTCATGGCCCCAAACTTCTGGGGGAGAGAGTTCCTTCCTCTGTTTTGTCCTCAAATGACTGTTCCCATGAAGAACCAAGAGTTCCATCTGAAGAGAAGAGGACCCTGCCTCGGACCTCCCTGGGCAGGGAGAAGCCACCAAGTTCAGCAGGTGGCTCAAACACAAAGTTAGGGAAATCACAACTCTGTTCTGCTGCTCCTCAGAGCTCGTCTGCCTCTGTTATCCTCATGTCCAGCCCAGTGACTCCCCAGGCCCCTTCTAGCCCAGACACCTCAAGCAATAAGGGCCCCCCACTTCCTCTGGCCCAGAAACAAGAGGGGGGTAGGGTAGAGGGAGCAGTCTCTTCCTCAGCCCGGGCTGTCTCAGGGAACATTCCCCCAATGGCCTTGTGCCCATCAGACCTGGGCACAGTAGCAGCACGGAAAGCAGGTTCTCCCCGGCACCGTTCGCCAAGGGGTCAAGTCCTAGTGTCCCCTAGAACACCAACCTCTAAAGTGGTCCCCCATGCCAAAGACCAGGCCCCAGCAGGGTCTCCTGAGGTGATCTCAAACCCATGCTCCAGGGGGCTCTGGGCAGGGCAGGCTCCCCTGGGGGGACCTGTACCTCAGGTGGTTCCCAAACCCCCTACTCCCAGCCAAGTGCCTCCAGGCCCTGCTCCTGGCCCGGGGCTCTGGACCCCAGCTCTCCCCAGAGCGGGATCTTCTGCCACTCAGAGGGAGGAGGGCAGCACTGGAGATGTACCCACTCCACCAGGACCCCGGCTGAGCAGAGAAG GTACCGAGCGACCACCTCTTCAGGGCTTGGCACAGTCACAGTCCAGCTCCTCCAGCGAGGCAGACCCCCTTTCACGATGTGCAGAACTGGAGGAGCTCCGGCTAGCAGCTAACATGGCCTTGCGCCCAGCCTCTGGGGTGCTCCCCAATCATAGGG CACCCCGGAATGATTCAGAGAGTAATGGGGAGTCTCTCCCTGAGTTGGAGGAGCCGGACAGTACTGAACCACGGACTGCACCACCTCAG GCCCAGCTGGCCCACTCTGTAGGAAGTGGCGAAGAGATGGTCAATAAAGCCAAGCAGAGCCGAAGCGAGAAGAAGGCCAGAAAG gCCATGTCGAAGCTAGGCCTGCGGCAGATCCATGGAGTCACAAGAATCACCATTCGGAAGTCTAAGAACATTCTCTTTGTCATCTCCAAGCCTGATGTCTTCAAGAGTCCGGCTTCAGACATCTACATAGTCTTTGGAGAGGCGAAG ATTGAGGACCTATCCCAGCAAGTGCACAAAGCTGCAGCAGAGAAGTTTAAGGTTCCAGCTGAACCCTCGCCCATCATCACAGAGACAGCCCCGGGCCTCAATGTCAAGGAGGAGAGTGATGAGGAGGAG GTGGACGAGGCGGGGCTGGAGGTGCGTGACATTGAGCTGGTGATGGCTCAGGCCAATGTGTCCCGAGCGAAGGCTGTCCGGGCCCTGAGACATAACAATAACGACATCGTCAATGCCATTATG GAGCTGACCATGTAG